In Mesorhizobium sp., the genomic stretch AGCTGGTCAGGCCGGCAAGATAACCCGCCGCGACGAGGCCGAAGACGAAGAGGACGGTTTCCGCGACGGAGGACATATGGCGGGTGTAGGCGAGGCTCGGCACGCGTGCAATCGGTGCAATTCGGTCGCTCCGGCTGGTCCAGAGCATTTGTTCCTGCCGACCCCTAGGACCGAATGTCTTTGATTCCGGTCGTTCGACCCTATATCGATGCCTGCTCATAGGGGTCTTCATGCTGAGAAGTCTGATAGTTGCGCTGGCTCTGTTTACGGCGACGTCAGCCGGTGCGACGGAGGCCGCCTGGGCACTCCTGCGGGAGGGCGGACATGTCGTGCTGCTGCGCCACGCCTTCGCGCCCGGCTCGGGCGAACCTGCCAATTTCAACATCGAAAAGTGCAATACTCAGCGTAACCTCTCGGATGCGGGGCGACAGCAGGCCCGCAAGATTGGCGCGCTCTTCGCCGCCCGCGCGGCACCCGTCGAGAGAGTGCTGGCAAGCCGCTGGTGCCGCACGATCGAAACCGCGCGTCTGGCATTTCGTCCCGACAATCTGGAGCCCTTTGCCGCACTCGACCCGTTCGCCGCGGATTCGCCCGCGAAAGATGCCCAGTCGAAGGACGTGCTCGAGGAAATTCGCAACTGGAGCGGCTCGGGCAACATGGTGATGGTGACCCACCAGGAGAACATCGCCGCGCTGACGGGCCAATCCTCGCGCGACGGCGAGGCCGTCATCGTGCGTCCGCAGGACGACGGCCTACATGTGCTCGGCCGCATCCGCTTCTGAACGTGCGGTTCGACCGACAGAAGATGCGGTTCATTCGCTTTTTGACATGAACGCGTCCACATCCGCCCGATAGGGATAGCTCGCCATCCCTCCCCGCCCGGCGCATTTGAGTGCGGCGGCAGCATTGGCAAAATGCATCGCCTCCTCCTCCTGTACGCCTTCGGCGAGCTTCAGGGTGAAGGCGGCGTGCCACACATCGCCGGCTCCGAGGGTCTCCTCGGCGGCTACCGGGACCGCCGGGATTGACCGGACTGCATCCCCGTCCAGCCAGAACACGCCCCTCGGCCCGTCGGTCACGCAGACCCAGGCCCCCGTTGATCGCGCCGCTGCGCGCAGTCCCTCGAAAAGATCCTCGCCGCCGGCATAGTCGCGTAGGCCCTGGGCGGAGAAGGCGATATGGGAGGCGAGCTTCATCGCCTCCTCCGCAAGCGCGATCGGCGCCTCTGCATCGAGCACGCCCGGCACGCCGCGCTCGCGTGCCCGCGCCAGCACCGCCGCGCCGCATTGCGGCCAGCGGGTGTCGGACAGGGCCGCGTCGAAGGCGCCCAGGCCGGCGGCGGCCAGCCATTCGGCGCCGAACGAGATGTCCATGTCGCGATAGTTGACAATCTGGCGTTCGCCGGCAGCGTCTATGAAAACCGACGAGAACGACGACTTCCGGCCAGCGAAACGGCGCACAAGGGAACAGTCGACACCTTCCCGCTCGAGGCCGGCGACGATCATGTCGGCAACAGGATCGTCACCTAGGCGCGCCGCCAGGCGGGCGCGGCCGCCGAGGCGCGACACCGCGACCGCCGCATTGGCCGCATTGCCGCCGCCGGTGATCGCGGCATCTTTCGCGCGATACTTCTCGGCCCGGCGCGGCATCTCGTCCAGGTGGAAGACGAAGTCGAGGACCGCGACGCCGGCGCATAGGATCGTCCTCATTTGCTTCTCTCCCGAATGAAGATCCAGTCTAGGCGCTTCGCTCTGCGCTGACGATGCGTTTTCGCGGCCGCCCCTCATCCTCCTATGATCCCACACCTGCCGACGGGTTCCCTCGCTGTCGACGCTCCGATATGAGGCGATGGCGAAAGGTAGCGGCCATGAAAGTCGTCCACATCTCCGACATCCACATCAATGCCGATCCGATCGCGGGGGGAAATTCCATCGCCGAGTTCGAGGCCTGCCTCGCCCACGTCGAAAAACGTCACGCCGATGCGGACGCTGTCGTGATCTCGGGCGACCTCACCCATCACGGAAAGCGCGGGGCCTATGAGAAGCTCCGCGACATCCTCGCCGGGTCGCCGCTCAAGCCGATCCTGATGATCGGCAACCACGACCACCGCGAGACCTTCCGGGAGATCTTTCCGGATACGCCGGCAGACGCCGACGGATATATCCAGCACGTCCGGGATATCGCCGGCCACCGGCTGATCTTCCTCGACACCAATCTCGCCGGCAATCATAGCGGCCGACTCGGACCGCGGCGGCTCGCCTGGCTGTCGGCGCGCCTGGACGAGGCCGAGCGCGAGCGCAAGCCGGCGCTTGTCTTCATGCACCATCACCCGGTCCAGATTGGCGTGCTCGCCACGGACATCTTGGCGCTCGTCCAGCGGAAGGAGTTTTCCGCAATCGTGCGCCGTCACCGCGACACGATCCGGCATGTCTTCTTCGGACATTGTCACATGTCATTGTCGGGTTCGATCGAAGGCGTGCCGTTCTCGGCCCCTCGCTCGACAAGCCACCCCGGCTGGCCGGAATTCGAGGGCCGCCTCGCCTACGGACACGGGCCGATCGAGCCGAGCTACAATCTGGTCCTTGTCGACGACGCGTCCGTCGTGGTCCACACCATTGAGTATCGGCTGGACGACCGGATCGAATGGGAGCCGCTCACCGGCGGCGAAGGTGGCGCCGTGACTGTTCCGCCGGGAGAATGACCTGCCCGCCGCGGCATGCTTTTGCCGGACATCAGAAGGACAGACGCGCGGGTGTCTTCGGGTAGTTTATCAGCCGGGAAGGCTAGCCCGGCGCACGAACGCCGTGCGAATTCGCCCTTTTCCTTTGGAACGAAAACGACTAGACGCTGAACCTTCATTCGCTCGCGACCGACTTCAAGAGGTATAGTTTGACGACGACATTCGAAAAGGTTGCCGACCTGATCGCGGAGACGACCGAGATCGATCGCGACAAGATCACCCCTGAGAGCCACACGATCGACGATCTCGGCATCGACAGCCTCGACTTCCTCGACACGGTCTTTGCGATCGACAAGGAGTTCGGCATCAAGATCCCGCTCGAAAAGTGGACGCAGGACGTGAATGAGGGCCGTGTCTCGACGGAGGAATACTTCGTACTGAAGAATCTGTGCGCGAAGATCGACGCACTCGTGGCGGCCAAGAAGGCGGCCTGATCTCGCCAAGCTTGACGATCCCGGCGCGTTGCCGCACATGAGCGGACAATGAGCGCTCGCGACGTCGTCATCACCGGTATCGGCCTTGTTTCCTGCCTCGGCGAAGGTGCCGAGCCGCACTGGAAGGCGTTCAGAACGCCTTCCCTGCCGCCGCCGACCGACAGCGAGCGATTCGCTCCCTATTGCGTCCACCCCCTTCCTGAGATCGACTGGTCGCTGCAGATCCCGAAGAAGGGCGACCAGCGCCAGATGGAGACGTGGCAGCGCCTCGGTGTCTACGCGGCCGGTCTCGCGCTCGACGACGCCGGGCTGAAGTCCGATGAGGCTTTGTGCGCGACGATGGATATGATCGTCGCCGCCGGCGGCGGCGAGCGCGACGAGGAGGTCGACGAGACCATTCTCGAAGCGTCTCTCGCCCGCAACGACACCGGGGTTCTGCTCAACGAGAAGCTGACGAACGACCTTCGCCCGACGCTGTTCCTTGCCCAGTTGTCGAACCTGATGGCCGGCAACATTTCGATCGTTCATAAGATCACGGGCTCTTCCCGCACCTTCATGGGAGAGGAAGGCGCGGGCGTCTCGGCGTTGCAGACCGCCGTCGCCAGACTTGCGTCGGGCCAATCGACCCATATCCTGGTTGGCGGAGCATTCCAGACGGAACATCCGGACATGCTGCTCGGCTACGAACTGGCGAGCTATCTCCACCGTGGTCCGTGGGAACCGCTGTGGACGCGGGACGGCGGCGGTGGCGGCATCATCACAGGATCCGGTGGGGCGTTCCTGGTGCTTGAGACCCGCGAACACGCGGAAGCGCGCGGCGGGCGCATCTACGCCGTTATCGACAAGGTGGTCTCGGGCCTGTCTGCCCGTTCGCCTTCCACCTTCGCGCGCGACATCGCCGACTTGGTCGGCGCGCTTGGGGCAGCCCCCGGCCAGTTGCTGATTTCCGGCGCCTCCGGCGCCCATCTGGCGACCACGGTAGAACGCGAGACCCTAACAGGCTTTTCGCTTCGCGGTTTCTCGGCCTTGACCGGGCACCTGAAGGAGGCACAGCTTCCGTTCGCGGTGGCGCTTGCCGCGATGGCCATTTTCAAAGGCGAGGCGCCCGGCCCGCTCGCCGATGTCGAATCGCCCTATCCCGGCGCACCCGAACGCGTGCTGACGACGGCGGTCGGGCACCATCGCGGCGAAGGCGCCGCGCTCGTTCGAAAGGCTTGAAGCACCATGGCGAGCTATGTGGATCACCTCGGACGGCCGCTCATCGCCGTCACCGGCATGGGCGTCGTCACCTCGCTCGGGGCGGGCAAGGCTGAGAATTGGGCGGCGCTAACTTCGGGAAGATCGGGGATCCACGCCGTTACACGATTTCCGGTCGACCATCTCAAGACGACGATCGCCGGCACAGTCGACTTCCTGCCCGGCAGCGATGAGGGCATGTCGACGCTGACCTACGAGCTCGCCGCGACCGCCGGCGAGGAGGCTGTCGCGCAGGCGGGGATCGGATCGGATTTCGCCGGCCCCCTTTTCCTGGCGTCACCCCCGATCGAATTGTCGTGGGCGGACCGGCTGGCGATGTACCGCACAACAGACAAAGATGCGGGCTATCGACGCCTGTTCGAAGCGGCCCGCGCCGGGCACGGCAAGGCGATCTTCGAGGAAACTCAATTCGGCACAGTCGCCGACCGCCTCGCGGTTCGGTTCGGCACGCGCGGCCTGCCGGTGACCACCTCGACCGCCTGCGCGTCCGGCGCGACGGCGATCCAGCTCGGGGTCGAGGCGATCCGGCGCGGCGAATGCGACCGCGCTCTGGCCATCGGCGCCGACGGTTCGGCGAGTGCCGAATCGATGATCCGCTTCTCGCTTCTTTCCGCCCTGTCGATGCAGAATGACTGGCCGGAACGGGCCTCCAAGCCGTTTTCGCGTGATCGCGACGGCTTCGT encodes the following:
- a CDS encoding histidine phosphatase family protein, which produces MLRSLIVALALFTATSAGATEAAWALLREGGHVVLLRHAFAPGSGEPANFNIEKCNTQRNLSDAGRQQARKIGALFAARAAPVERVLASRWCRTIETARLAFRPDNLEPFAALDPFAADSPAKDAQSKDVLEEIRNWSGSGNMVMVTHQENIAALTGQSSRDGEAVIVRPQDDGLHVLGRIRF
- a CDS encoding PfkB family carbohydrate kinase, whose translation is MRTILCAGVAVLDFVFHLDEMPRRAEKYRAKDAAITGGGNAANAAVAVSRLGGRARLAARLGDDPVADMIVAGLEREGVDCSLVRRFAGRKSSFSSVFIDAAGERQIVNYRDMDISFGAEWLAAAGLGAFDAALSDTRWPQCGAAVLARARERGVPGVLDAEAPIALAEEAMKLASHIAFSAQGLRDYAGGEDLFEGLRAAARSTGAWVCVTDGPRGVFWLDGDAVRSIPAVPVAAEETLGAGDVWHAAFTLKLAEGVQEEEAMHFANAAAALKCAGRGGMASYPYRADVDAFMSKSE
- a CDS encoding metallophosphoesterase: MKVVHISDIHINADPIAGGNSIAEFEACLAHVEKRHADADAVVISGDLTHHGKRGAYEKLRDILAGSPLKPILMIGNHDHRETFREIFPDTPADADGYIQHVRDIAGHRLIFLDTNLAGNHSGRLGPRRLAWLSARLDEAERERKPALVFMHHHPVQIGVLATDILALVQRKEFSAIVRRHRDTIRHVFFGHCHMSLSGSIEGVPFSAPRSTSHPGWPEFEGRLAYGHGPIEPSYNLVLVDDASVVVHTIEYRLDDRIEWEPLTGGEGGAVTVPPGE
- a CDS encoding acyl carrier protein is translated as MTTTFEKVADLIAETTEIDRDKITPESHTIDDLGIDSLDFLDTVFAIDKEFGIKIPLEKWTQDVNEGRVSTEEYFVLKNLCAKIDALVAAKKAA
- a CDS encoding beta-ketoacyl-ACP synthase, with product MSARDVVITGIGLVSCLGEGAEPHWKAFRTPSLPPPTDSERFAPYCVHPLPEIDWSLQIPKKGDQRQMETWQRLGVYAAGLALDDAGLKSDEALCATMDMIVAAGGGERDEEVDETILEASLARNDTGVLLNEKLTNDLRPTLFLAQLSNLMAGNISIVHKITGSSRTFMGEEGAGVSALQTAVARLASGQSTHILVGGAFQTEHPDMLLGYELASYLHRGPWEPLWTRDGGGGGIITGSGGAFLVLETREHAEARGGRIYAVIDKVVSGLSARSPSTFARDIADLVGALGAAPGQLLISGASGAHLATTVERETLTGFSLRGFSALTGHLKEAQLPFAVALAAMAIFKGEAPGPLADVESPYPGAPERVLTTAVGHHRGEGAALVRKA
- a CDS encoding beta-ketoacyl-ACP synthase — translated: MASYVDHLGRPLIAVTGMGVVTSLGAGKAENWAALTSGRSGIHAVTRFPVDHLKTTIAGTVDFLPGSDEGMSTLTYELAATAGEEAVAQAGIGSDFAGPLFLASPPIELSWADRLAMYRTTDKDAGYRRLFEAARAGHGKAIFEETQFGTVADRLAVRFGTRGLPVTTSTACASGATAIQLGVEAIRRGECDRALAIGADGSASAESMIRFSLLSALSMQNDWPERASKPFSRDRDGFVLAEGGAALVLESLESAMARGAEVLGIMRGCGEKADDFHRTRSKPDGSPAIAAVKLALSDAGMSEDEIDYVNAHGTSTPENDKMEHLSLSTVFGPRIRSVPVSSNKSMIGHTLSAAGAVEAVFSLMTMREGVIPPTINYDQPDPAIDLDVVPNVKREADVKSVLSNSFGFGGQNACLVMAREPV